DNA sequence from the Bacteroidia bacterium genome:
TTCCTACTACTAAAATATCCATTTCTTTTGCTATCCGTGCTATGACAGGTGCTGCACCCGTACCTGTACCTCCACCCATTCCTGCGGTAATAAATAACATTTGTGTATTTCCTAATTTTAAGTATTCTCTAATTTCCTCTTCGCTCTCTTTTGCTGCTTTTTGCCCTACTTCGGGGTCTCCACCTGCACCTAATCCTTGTACTAACTTTTGTCCAAGATGTATTTTATATGGTATAGGACTCATTGCCAAAGCTTGACGATCTGTATTGCAAACTAACATGTCTACTCCCGCTATACCTTTATGGTACATATTATTCAAGGTATTGCTTCCTCCCCCTCCTACTCCTATTACTTTGATAATACTCTGGGGAGTTTTATCTTTCTCTGGAAGGTCAAAATTAAGTTCCATACGCAAGTATATTAAATCTCTAAGTAAAGTATAAAAACCTATAAGCAAAATTATTCAACACTATTCTAAAAACCTAATAAAAAATAGTATTTCTTAAAAAAAATATCAAACTTTGTATATCAATAGTACCAAGTTGGACTTTTACAGTCTAAAAGTAAAAAAATACCTACATTTTTAATAAAATAAAACGACAGAATGTAATTTAGATTTAGGTCTATGTATATTTTGTATGTAAAGTATATCTCTAATTACAGTGGTTTGAATTGTTCAAAACCTTGTAAGCAATCGTTACAGTAATGGATAGACCTACATAATGTGCTTCCAAATGCGCTTTTCAAAGTTGTATTACGACTATTACAGTATGGACAGGGTACACTTTCTAATACTTCCAAAGAAAACTCACCTTTAATTTCAGGTGGGGGAGCAAGTCCAAAGTCCTTAAGTAACCGTCTGCCGCAAGGACTGATACGGTTTGATGTCCAAGGAATATCATAATTAACTTCTACTTCTACATTTTTAACACCTGGAATACTTTTTAACTGCTCATAAACACCTTGTTTCATCACTTCAATAGCAGGGCAGCCTGCGAAAGTAGGAGTCATAACTACTTTTATACTATCTTCTGAAATAATTTGTATATCAGTAATTACGCCTAAATCAACCACTGAAATAACAGGTATTTCAGGGTCCTTGACAGCTTGTAAAACGTTCAATACTTCTTCTTTTTGGATCATATCAAGTTTGAAAATTATGGTTTTCAAGAATAAAACAAGATAAACTAAAATTTGTATTCCAAAAAAGTTTAATGAGCTATAAGTAGTTTTTGAGTATAGATTTTGTTAGCTGTACGGATAACATACATATATGTACCCGAAGGTAAATGAGAAGTGTTTAAGGTTATATTGTGTGTACCAGCAGGCAGATAAGTAAGTTCTTGCACGTATTGTATATGTCTGCCTAAATAGTCATAAAGTGAGATTTCTACTTCTTGTGGTGCAGTCAAACCTATACTTAGTTGATTGTAGCTTTCCGCAGGGTTAGGGTAATTTTCGTAGATAATTAAATTTGATTCAGGTGAGGTACTTTCAGCTACATGCACTTCTCCTGCACCAGATATAACTTCTCCTAGAATATTCAACCCATTTGCAGCG
Encoded proteins:
- the paaJ gene encoding phenylacetate-CoA oxygenase subunit PaaJ, which translates into the protein MKTIIFKLDMIQKEEVLNVLQAVKDPEIPVISVVDLGVITDIQIISEDSIKVVMTPTFAGCPAIEVMKQGVYEQLKSIPGVKNVEVEVNYDIPWTSNRISPCGRRLLKDFGLAPPPEIKGEFSLEVLESVPCPYCNSRNTTLKSAFGSTLCRSIHYCNDCLQGFEQFKPL